In one Lolium rigidum isolate FL_2022 chromosome 3, APGP_CSIRO_Lrig_0.1, whole genome shotgun sequence genomic region, the following are encoded:
- the LOC124697026 gene encoding uncharacterized protein LOC124697026 has translation MEHGGERRYGGHEQAQRAPARPMRALPPAPPKVYRVEPRDFRELVQRLTGARAASASTTGAAPAHAAAPAPAHGRREAAAPEQFDYSSWFSAPLLSPASMPPGMDGHHHGALL, from the coding sequence ATGGAGCACGGCGGCGAGCGGAGGTACGGCGGCCACGAGCAGGCGCAGAGGGCGCCGGCCAGGCCGATGcgcgccctgccgccggcgccaccCAAGGTGTACCGGGTGGAGCCCAGGGACTTCCGGGAGCTCGTGCAGCGGCTCACCGGCGCCCGCGCGGCATCAGCGTCCACGACGGGGGCCGCCCCAGCTCACgcggccgcgccggcgccggcgcacggGCGCAGGGAGGCCGCCGCGCCGGAGCAGTTCGACTACTCCTCGTGGTTCTCCGCGCCGCTGCTCAGCCCCGCGTCCATGCCGCCCGGCATGGACGGCCACCACCACGGTGCTTTACTGTAG